In the genome of Telluria beijingensis, one region contains:
- the maiA gene encoding maleylacetoacetate isomerase produces the protein MKLYTYFRSSAAYRVRIALNLKGLAYDAVPVHLLKDGGQHLQDDYRKINPSGLVPSFQDDRITLTQSMAIIEYLEELHPEPPLLPKDAPGRGRVRELAQIVGCDIHPVNNLRVLNYLVKHLGFSDQAKTEWYRHWIIEGFQSLEAHLARDPGAGPFCHGDHPTIADCYLVPQVFNAQRFNIDVSAYPNIDRINSLCIELPAFKAAHPSHQPDTE, from the coding sequence ATGAAGCTCTACACCTATTTCCGCAGCTCGGCCGCCTACCGGGTGCGTATCGCGCTCAACCTCAAGGGCCTGGCGTACGATGCGGTGCCGGTGCACCTGCTGAAGGATGGCGGCCAGCACCTGCAGGACGATTACCGCAAGATCAATCCGAGCGGCCTGGTGCCGTCGTTCCAGGACGACCGCATCACGCTGACCCAGTCGATGGCGATCATCGAATACCTGGAAGAGCTCCATCCCGAGCCGCCCCTGCTGCCGAAGGATGCGCCGGGCCGGGGCAGGGTGCGCGAGCTGGCCCAGATCGTCGGCTGCGACATCCACCCGGTCAACAACCTGCGCGTGCTGAACTACCTGGTCAAGCACCTGGGATTTTCCGACCAGGCCAAGACCGAGTGGTACCGCCACTGGATCATCGAAGGTTTCCAGTCGCTCGAGGCACACCTGGCGCGCGATCCCGGCGCCGGCCCGTTCTGCCACGGCGACCATCCGACCATCGCCGACTGCTACCTGGTGCCGCAGGTGTTCAATGCGCAGCGCTTCAATATCGACGTGTCGGCCTATCCGAACATCGACCGCATCAATTCGCTGTGCATCGAGCTGCCGGCATTCAAGGCGGCGCATCCGTCGCACCAGCCCGATACCGAGTAG